One segment of Paenibacillus rhizovicinus DNA contains the following:
- a CDS encoding sugar-binding protein translates to MRIKREWQRYHRSMALLLTFSLLVSAFVGFGFPNTVQAAADDGDRITSVISPAYRSDITSNTINIEFYNKLGTTAKVYSQKQPADLNNNNNGTKDLVGDVTLADGNGSIAFPASQYPNGPISVRIQVFQNGTEIDNAYLQLNNKVGVEWRAGLDQAPVNPVTVGMDNVFEDDFKTMPTINKTGIGATYASAKVDEARGGMFGWAAFEDADGPNNPFSIEDNEYMKLSTVYHPTGYVRNDYWKQKVSTGYLSSMNQAGGGFHTEGGRNQYFEARMFFGPNPGMWPAFWTLTANGYVQNPDLANQPSDELDIIEGYLGTPSGYQIAWHPWGYDKPAAASYDASKLGGGYSANLDTAAFNNINLAMGFHTLAVYITKDWTYYYCDNVEVTRHKTLPFSWEYGNYFILNAAVSDHYGINGNAADPFENFDVPGGFTRYGNEADTYVDWVRVYQDAPGTVRFESDDTVKALSGDVVKVNVSRNADAAALSGAYHIDAPAGWKIMDDGQFVDMNGSYSAPFAAGSSKDTLTFLVPNDYDETSDITITPVASGGTSYSPIVVSATATGATGELIRIDSSTYPYRSTENGNDQGGWNTYDPSTNLGSYFEFINGGWWRDGWSWMYVQESADTELNFNFNGTSIALDMTKCNQCGEGDIYLDGVMQQHIDTYATQDQPFRAFEKTGLEDGDHTLKIKGANNAATRYLRIAGFEFRHFEDPNMPKFWTENTFFKAAPGDEISVIINRNGAAGTRFGTYNLTFPTSGWQVKAGDNWQTATSQSFSTNHYEDTIQLKVPSNYTSKNGQVNITPTSSDGTYDPMKVTVQAPDAPEAPAITGIGEKRTVDGSTYPYVTANGGTDGAWTSFDHSSQPNDYFSFHGNWWKDSWAWMYITAGTEQDVTFNFEGDAVGLYARYIDGGSAFDVYIDGVKQGSVDTNGSSGKKRVFSKSGLPVGNHALKLVVTRPGGSIVLEGFEYDYVKSNEIQTIRVDSTTYPYKNTQGGDGGNWGQFDKSTQSKDYFATTGGWWHDSYGYMYDNAGNNGDVNAFTFDGTAVSVFMRTFDAGGLLDVYLDGVFQTTIDSKTTNTVSNAKVFEKTGLRGGEHKLELKVKTVAGRGAVVVDGFEYVYDPNATVPGFAAPASLNVVQGENASITITRDESAQEMAGTYEVTFPDNNWSVVSGASFAAGSASDTIVVSVPAAYALPNGTIKIAPIVNGVKYAEQTVSVVAPKIALPDLVTLQSPAYRAELDGETTLNFTAKGGYTAAAGYMLHQPDAEHTDASGYIVKLADVTLDSDGKGSITFDADQYPHGPVAVKVTATKADGSKTIEDYFQFYNNGGADWNMGLENAPMPSQLDGLDMQVTFQDDYKTMPTISKTGIDGQGQRTTYASHKPDYKDYGNALFADRGSAYDPFEQIEDYLKIKTKYYEEKLPANVDGYQRHYTTGFLSSVGDDGVGFRTKGYTDQYLEARFFVGANPGQWPAFWTLTGVNDEATDELDIIEAYPPNVSGYSIATHPWGYDNLDGGGKAVNTVDLIGSDAGNISMGFHTYGVLVKEDYTTYYFDNKEVYKQKTLPLSWRKGSYFLINNAMTQSDAFPPGYGFDRYGDQSDMYIDWVRAYEKPVNPADVIFDTAVFSPVNVTPGQDISLDINRVSDGAKALSGTYQVDMPQGWSVVSGGTFSAGSSKDTLVLHVPDNYAKYTYDLKITPVASGTNYKTLTVQTKNTDDSIGVEIYPVQNAAKNGYDVKVALTNKHDSGTVAGGTVQVTEPAAAAGSYAFGDIAGGTTQYVTIPAAMLSADSRTHFTFHITNADGYDRSFDKDISDLTATRVNPEHPILVGGALDGTIDADAWAGSQVIHMSGAQAGDRSGDQYVKWDDNYLYLAVKVTDDVHSMSAANVYDSWGADSLQVSFDPERPGRTATSDNHPRFIASLNATTGESALGNETWGPVTTGNLNDIKYKFTRDEANHLTNYVVAFPWNSILTDARKPATADLTDLGISVIVNDNDGGGREGWISYMDGISSGKDPLKFGDLILSSETSLQPQEPEPTDSLHATINAPASAFVGQPVDFQVGIAGVTDPFTLADLIVNYDPSKVAFDTVAGEDGKLSLAEGAIASLKDHFHVLGTAVKPELGQIRILMASEGASSSVQADSDLLVLHGTVKADAAVGTTSISLTDFEVIDDGNSTTVDTASASANIAIGNTDKSELSAAIDSAQNLHDHAVEGSEAGNYTPGAKAALQSAIDSAAAVRDNTAATQDQVNAAAAALASAVTAFNGKVVVVNADKAALNAAITAAQGKYGTAVEGTKLGKFAVGSKAALQAAINAASAVTNNASATQGQVNQAVSDLNAAVQTFLTKIITLVPGETGITTKDLSLVVKYFGLKSTDEGWDAIAAADMFDDGEITIQSLAAVARMILDGWLEQ, encoded by the coding sequence ATGAGGATTAAGCGCGAATGGCAACGGTATCACCGTTCCATGGCGTTACTGCTGACGTTTTCCTTGCTTGTATCGGCTTTTGTCGGATTTGGCTTTCCAAATACGGTTCAGGCCGCAGCGGACGATGGAGATCGTATCACCTCTGTTATTTCACCAGCGTATCGTTCGGACATTACGAGCAACACCATCAACATTGAATTTTACAACAAGCTCGGCACGACAGCTAAAGTGTATTCGCAGAAGCAACCGGCCGATTTGAACAATAACAATAACGGCACGAAGGATTTGGTCGGCGACGTGACGCTCGCGGACGGGAACGGAAGCATTGCTTTTCCGGCCTCCCAATATCCGAACGGCCCGATTTCCGTGCGTATTCAGGTGTTTCAGAACGGCACCGAAATCGACAATGCCTATCTGCAGCTGAATAACAAGGTCGGCGTGGAGTGGAGAGCCGGGCTTGATCAAGCACCGGTCAATCCGGTCACGGTCGGCATGGACAACGTGTTCGAAGATGATTTCAAAACGATGCCGACGATCAACAAGACCGGCATCGGCGCGACTTACGCGTCGGCCAAGGTCGACGAGGCACGCGGCGGCATGTTCGGCTGGGCGGCGTTCGAAGATGCCGACGGGCCGAATAACCCGTTCTCGATCGAAGACAACGAGTATATGAAGCTGTCGACGGTCTACCATCCGACAGGTTATGTCCGCAACGATTATTGGAAGCAGAAGGTCAGTACCGGCTATCTGTCCTCCATGAACCAAGCGGGCGGCGGCTTCCATACGGAAGGCGGACGGAATCAATATTTCGAGGCGCGGATGTTCTTCGGTCCGAACCCTGGCATGTGGCCGGCGTTCTGGACATTGACGGCGAACGGCTACGTCCAGAATCCGGACCTGGCGAACCAGCCGAGCGACGAGCTGGACATTATCGAGGGCTACTTGGGCACGCCTTCCGGTTATCAGATCGCATGGCATCCTTGGGGTTACGACAAACCGGCGGCTGCAAGCTACGACGCCAGCAAGCTCGGCGGCGGGTACAGCGCCAACCTTGATACGGCCGCGTTCAACAATATCAATCTGGCGATGGGCTTCCATACGCTGGCCGTCTACATCACGAAAGATTGGACGTACTACTACTGCGACAACGTGGAAGTAACGCGTCACAAAACATTGCCTTTCAGCTGGGAATACGGCAATTATTTCATCCTGAATGCTGCCGTGTCCGATCACTACGGCATTAACGGCAATGCCGCGGATCCGTTCGAGAACTTCGACGTACCGGGCGGCTTCACGCGTTACGGCAACGAGGCCGACACTTACGTCGACTGGGTCCGCGTTTATCAAGACGCGCCGGGCACGGTCCGGTTCGAGAGCGACGATACCGTCAAGGCGCTATCCGGCGACGTGGTGAAAGTCAATGTAAGCCGCAACGCAGATGCCGCAGCGTTGTCCGGAGCCTATCACATCGATGCGCCGGCAGGCTGGAAAATCATGGACGACGGTCAATTCGTCGACATGAACGGTTCGTATAGCGCGCCTTTCGCGGCAGGCTCGAGCAAAGACACGCTGACGTTCCTCGTTCCGAACGATTACGACGAGACGTCGGATATCACGATTACGCCGGTAGCGAGCGGAGGTACGTCCTACTCGCCGATCGTCGTCAGTGCGACTGCGACCGGTGCGACGGGTGAATTGATTCGCATCGATAGCAGCACGTATCCGTATCGCAGCACGGAGAATGGCAACGATCAGGGCGGTTGGAATACGTACGATCCGAGCACGAACCTCGGTAGCTATTTTGAATTCATCAACGGCGGCTGGTGGCGCGATGGCTGGAGCTGGATGTACGTTCAAGAATCAGCGGATACCGAGTTGAACTTCAACTTCAACGGCACTTCTATCGCGCTCGATATGACGAAATGCAACCAGTGCGGTGAAGGCGACATTTACTTGGACGGCGTAATGCAGCAGCATATCGATACGTACGCAACCCAGGATCAGCCATTCCGGGCGTTCGAGAAGACAGGTCTCGAAGATGGAGACCATACGTTGAAGATTAAAGGCGCGAATAACGCAGCCACGCGTTACCTTCGTATCGCGGGCTTCGAATTCCGCCATTTCGAAGACCCGAATATGCCAAAATTCTGGACAGAAAATACGTTCTTCAAGGCAGCGCCGGGGGACGAAATCTCCGTAATCATTAACCGTAATGGTGCGGCAGGAACGCGCTTCGGTACGTACAACCTGACGTTCCCGACAAGCGGATGGCAAGTGAAGGCAGGCGATAATTGGCAGACGGCAACGAGCCAGTCGTTCTCGACCAACCATTACGAGGACACGATTCAACTGAAAGTTCCTTCGAACTACACGAGCAAGAACGGCCAAGTCAATATTACGCCGACGAGCAGCGACGGTACCTACGATCCGATGAAGGTAACCGTGCAGGCGCCGGACGCGCCGGAAGCTCCGGCCATTACGGGTATCGGCGAGAAGCGTACGGTTGACGGCAGTACTTATCCGTACGTGACTGCAAACGGAGGCACGGACGGCGCTTGGACGTCGTTCGACCACAGCTCGCAGCCGAACGATTACTTCTCGTTCCACGGCAACTGGTGGAAAGACAGCTGGGCATGGATGTACATCACGGCCGGTACGGAACAAGACGTGACGTTCAACTTCGAGGGCGATGCCGTCGGGCTGTACGCCCGCTATATCGACGGCGGCAGCGCGTTCGACGTGTATATCGACGGCGTCAAACAAGGCTCGGTCGATACGAACGGCAGCAGCGGCAAGAAGCGGGTATTCAGCAAGAGCGGTCTCCCTGTCGGGAACCATGCGCTCAAGCTAGTCGTCACGAGGCCAGGCGGTTCGATCGTGCTGGAGGGCTTCGAATACGATTACGTGAAGTCGAACGAAATTCAAACGATTCGCGTCGATTCCACGACGTATCCGTACAAGAACACCCAGGGCGGAGACGGCGGCAACTGGGGACAGTTTGATAAATCGACGCAATCCAAAGATTATTTCGCCACGACCGGCGGCTGGTGGCATGATTCGTATGGCTACATGTACGATAACGCCGGCAACAACGGCGACGTGAACGCATTCACGTTCGATGGTACGGCCGTATCGGTCTTCATGCGTACTTTCGATGCAGGCGGATTGTTGGACGTCTACTTGGACGGCGTGTTCCAGACGACGATTGATTCCAAGACGACTAATACGGTATCGAATGCGAAAGTATTCGAGAAGACCGGCTTGCGCGGCGGCGAGCATAAGCTGGAGCTGAAGGTCAAGACCGTGGCCGGGCGCGGAGCTGTCGTTGTCGACGGATTCGAGTACGTCTATGACCCGAACGCGACCGTTCCGGGCTTCGCGGCGCCAGCATCGCTGAACGTCGTTCAAGGCGAGAACGCGAGCATCACGATCACGCGCGACGAGAGCGCTCAGGAGATGGCCGGCACGTACGAAGTGACGTTCCCGGACAACAACTGGTCCGTCGTGTCCGGTGCCAGCTTCGCGGCAGGCAGCGCGAGCGACACGATCGTCGTCAGCGTACCGGCGGCTTACGCGCTGCCGAACGGCACGATCAAGATCGCTCCGATCGTCAATGGCGTCAAATACGCGGAACAGACGGTATCCGTCGTTGCGCCGAAGATCGCCTTGCCGGATTTGGTCACGCTGCAATCGCCGGCTTACCGTGCCGAGCTTGACGGCGAGACGACATTGAATTTCACGGCGAAGGGCGGCTACACGGCTGCCGCAGGCTACATGCTGCATCAACCGGACGCCGAGCACACGGACGCATCCGGGTATATCGTCAAGCTGGCCGACGTTACGCTGGACAGCGACGGCAAAGGCTCGATCACGTTCGACGCCGATCAATACCCGCACGGCCCGGTAGCCGTGAAGGTGACGGCGACGAAGGCGGACGGCTCGAAGACGATCGAGGATTACTTCCAGTTCTACAATAACGGCGGCGCGGATTGGAATATGGGCTTGGAGAACGCGCCGATGCCGTCGCAATTGGACGGCCTTGACATGCAGGTGACGTTCCAGGACGACTACAAGACGATGCCTACGATTTCGAAGACGGGCATCGACGGCCAAGGCCAACGCACGACGTACGCTTCGCACAAGCCGGATTACAAGGATTACGGCAATGCCTTGTTCGCCGACCGCGGCAGCGCGTACGATCCGTTCGAGCAAATCGAAGACTACTTGAAGATCAAGACGAAGTACTACGAAGAGAAGCTGCCGGCCAACGTCGACGGCTACCAACGCCACTATACGACGGGCTTCCTCAGCTCCGTCGGCGATGACGGCGTAGGCTTCCGCACGAAAGGCTACACGGATCAATACTTGGAGGCTCGCTTCTTCGTCGGTGCCAACCCGGGCCAATGGCCGGCGTTCTGGACGCTGACGGGCGTGAACGACGAAGCGACCGACGAGCTCGATATTATCGAGGCGTATCCGCCGAACGTGTCGGGTTATTCCATCGCGACCCATCCATGGGGCTACGATAATCTGGATGGCGGCGGCAAGGCGGTCAACACGGTCGACCTGATCGGCAGCGACGCCGGCAACATCTCGATGGGCTTCCACACGTACGGCGTGTTGGTTAAAGAAGATTACACGACGTACTACTTCGACAACAAGGAAGTCTACAAGCAGAAGACGCTGCCGTTGTCGTGGCGCAAAGGAAGCTACTTCCTGATCAACAACGCGATGACGCAAAGCGACGCATTCCCGCCAGGCTACGGCTTCGACCGCTACGGCGATCAATCCGACATGTACATCGACTGGGTGCGCGCATATGAGAAACCGGTAAATCCGGCTGACGTTATCTTCGACACGGCCGTATTCAGTCCGGTCAACGTTACGCCAGGTCAAGACATCAGCCTGGATATTAACCGCGTAAGCGACGGCGCGAAAGCACTCAGCGGAACGTATCAAGTCGACATGCCGCAAGGCTGGTCGGTCGTCTCCGGCGGCACGTTCAGCGCGGGCTCGTCGAAAGACACGCTGGTGCTGCACGTACCGGATAATTACGCCAAATACACGTACGACTTGAAGATTACGCCAGTAGCGAGCGGCACGAATTACAAGACGCTGACCGTGCAGACGAAGAACACGGACGATTCGATCGGCGTCGAAATTTATCCGGTGCAGAACGCGGCGAAGAACGGCTATGACGTCAAAGTCGCGCTCACGAACAAGCACGATTCGGGCACCGTTGCCGGCGGCACCGTGCAGGTTACGGAACCTGCCGCGGCGGCAGGCAGTTACGCCTTCGGCGACATCGCTGGCGGCACGACGCAGTACGTCACGATTCCGGCCGCGATGCTGTCGGCCGACAGCCGCACGCATTTCACATTCCATATTACGAATGCGGACGGTTACGACCGTTCCTTCGACAAGGACATCAGCGATTTGACGGCAACGCGCGTCAATCCGGAGCATCCGATTCTCGTCGGCGGCGCGCTTGACGGCACGATCGACGCGGATGCATGGGCCGGCTCGCAAGTCATCCACATGAGCGGTGCTCAGGCTGGCGACCGTTCGGGCGATCAATACGTGAAGTGGGACGACAACTATCTCTATCTTGCCGTTAAAGTAACGGACGACGTGCACAGCATGTCCGCGGCAAACGTATACGATTCTTGGGGCGCCGACAGCCTGCAGGTGTCGTTCGACCCTGAACGTCCGGGCAGAACGGCAACGAGCGACAACCATCCGCGCTTCATCGCGTCGCTGAACGCGACGACGGGCGAGTCCGCGCTCGGCAATGAAACATGGGGGCCGGTCACGACCGGGAACCTGAACGACATCAAGTACAAATTCACCCGTGACGAAGCGAACCACTTGACGAACTACGTGGTCGCCTTCCCGTGGAACAGCATCCTCACCGACGCCCGCAAGCCGGCGACGGCGGACCTGACCGATCTCGGCATCTCGGTCATCGTCAACGACAACGACGGCGGGGGACGCGAAGGCTGGATCTCTTACATGGACGGCATCTCCAGCGGCAAAGATCCGCTCAAGTTCGGCGATTTGATCTTGTCGTCGGAAACTTCGCTGCAGCCGCAGGAACCGGAACCGACGGATAGCCTGCACGCGACGATCAACGCTCCGGCATCGGCTTTCGTCGGCCAGCCGGTCGATTTCCAAGTCGGCATTGCCGGCGTAACCGATCCGTTCACGCTTGCGGATCTGATCGTGAATTACGATCCGAGCAAAGTGGCATTCGACACGGTTGCCGGCGAAGACGGCAAGCTTAGCCTTGCCGAAGGGGCCATTGCCTCCTTGAAGGATCACTTCCACGTGCTTGGCACGGCGGTGAAACCGGAGCTTGGCCAAATCCGCATCCTGATGGCGAGCGAAGGCGCAAGCAGCAGCGTGCAGGCCGACAGCGACCTGCTGGTGCTGCATGGCACCGTCAAAGCCGACGCGGCGGTCGGCACGACTTCGATCTCGCTGACGGACTTCGAGGTTATCGATGACGGCAACTCGACTACCGTCGATACGGCTTCCGCTTCCGCGAACATCGCCATCGGCAATACCGATAAGAGCGAGCTCAGCGCAGCAATCGACAGCGCGCAGAATCTGCACGACCACGCGGTTGAGGGTTCGGAAGCCGGCAACTACACGCCGGGCGCCAAAGCGGCGCTGCAATCAGCTATCGACAGCGCGGCAGCAGTGAGAGACAACACTGCGGCAACGCAAGATCAGGTGAACGCAGCCGCAGCGGCACTCGCAAGCGCGGTAACGGCATTTAACGGCAAGGTCGTAGTCGTTAACGCCGACAAGGCCGCGCTGAACGCTGCAATTACAGCCGCACAAGGCAAATACGGCACTGCGGTGGAAGGCACGAAACTCGGCAAGTTCGCGGTCGGTTCGAAAGCCGCGCTGCAAGCCGCAATCAACGCTGCAAGTGCCGTAACGAATAATGCTTCGGCGACGCAAGGCCAGGTGAATCAGGCCGTTAGCGATTTGAATGCCGCGGTCCAAACGTTCCTGACCAAGATCATTACGCTCGTACCGGGCGAGACGGGCATTACGACCAAGGATTTGTCGCTCGTCGTGAAATACTTCGGCCTGAAATCGACGGACGAGGGCTGGGATGCCATTGCCGCAGCCGACATGTTCGACGACGGCGAGATTACGATCCAATCGCTTGCCGCCGTTGCCCGCATGATTCTCGACGGATGGCTCGAACAGTAA